A single genomic interval of Flavihumibacter rivuli harbors:
- a CDS encoding DMT family transporter, whose product MKTVDIFRLLILGALWGSSYLFMKMVAPVIGVTNTVGIRIIIAAVLLLIIFGFSGKLPEFRKYWKQYILLGILNLVLPFALITYSMLYLNASMGAIINATTPLFALLVGVIWNKESLSGAKVTGLVLGFIGVVLLVGWNPLPADAMVYLAMAMGLAAALSYAIAAAYTRKKFSGAAPQKTAAGQMTAAAILLLPLVLSGNAGTVPFSNTVAYSLLFLAVGCTAIAYTLYFQLITSAGPMKATLVTFLVPVFSLVWSVIFLQEIITAGILISLAFILGGLYMVIARK is encoded by the coding sequence ATGAAAACGGTAGATATCTTCAGATTACTGATACTTGGTGCCTTATGGGGAAGTTCCTACCTCTTCATGAAAATGGTTGCACCGGTGATCGGCGTTACCAATACAGTGGGCATCCGCATCATCATCGCTGCAGTCCTTCTCCTTATAATATTTGGCTTTTCCGGAAAACTTCCCGAGTTCAGGAAATACTGGAAGCAGTATATCCTCCTGGGTATACTCAACCTGGTTTTGCCCTTTGCATTGATAACCTATTCCATGCTATACCTCAACGCTTCCATGGGAGCCATCATCAATGCCACCACACCCTTGTTTGCACTGCTGGTGGGCGTCATCTGGAATAAGGAAAGCCTGAGTGGTGCAAAAGTTACAGGGTTGGTCCTTGGCTTTATTGGGGTTGTCCTGCTGGTAGGCTGGAACCCATTACCAGCTGATGCTATGGTATATCTCGCAATGGCTATGGGACTGGCTGCTGCACTTTCCTATGCAATTGCCGCAGCCTATACCAGGAAAAAATTCAGCGGTGCAGCCCCTCAAAAAACAGCAGCCGGACAAATGACTGCTGCAGCCATCCTGTTGTTACCACTGGTTTTATCAGGAAATGCTGGCACTGTGCCATTCAGCAATACAGTTGCCTATTCCCTACTTTTTCTCGCTGTTGGCTGTACGGCCATTGCCTATACCCTCTACTTCCAACTCATCACTAGCGCCGGTCCCATGAAAGCTACCCTTGTAACTTTTCTGGTACCGGTCTTCAGCCTGGTTTGGTCCGTCATTTTCCTGCAGGAGATCATTACTGCAGGTATCCTTATCAGCCTGGCCTTCATTCTCGGTGGACTCTATATGGTCATCGCCAGGAAATAG